The Doryrhamphus excisus isolate RoL2022-K1 chromosome 18, RoL_Dexc_1.0, whole genome shotgun sequence genome contains a region encoding:
- the LOC131105932 gene encoding uncharacterized protein LOC131105932 produces the protein MATAMDGMLDSMSVLCVFKLVCSLLFLPSLANSRSPIGFCGCCILFFTDFLVTVYVSFLSLFESWLTELRLPLDIIALRFLLFLSHTYGAVLLLTMPLIAVETLTRLLWPESSASCKHRSEVASREEESEDEVEENEGWQSQAISYVCCLAVWVLVALSVQCRWRKEEVRLVACLRGSGSLMRCLPNLLSPVPSKMHLCWGMAFLYLLLLLLLTSSLHRWKRATTHSHDNSKLLESHQDDFPVVLACDCLSDGRQKRAPLIFITEESYEKRRSGAPHPEVNLTIAWLAVLAMFVLPLYLSVNILLLRSVEALLDACLHFLLFSTPLASKSHTTYEV, from the exons ATGGCAACAG cCATGGACGGCATGTTGGACAGCATGTCCGTGCTGTGTGTCTTCAAACTGGTGTGCAGTCTCCTCTTCCTGCCCTCATTGGCCAACTCCCGCAGTCCCATTGGCTTCTGCGGTTGCTGCATCCTCTTCTTCACTGACTTTCTGGTCACAG TTTATGTGAGCTTCCTGAGTCTCTTCGAGTCATGGCTGACGGAGCTGAGGCTGCCGCTTGACATCATCGCTCTGCGCTTCCTGCTCTTTCTCAGTCACACCTACGGTGCCGTCTTGCTACTGACCATGCCCCTCATCGCCGTGGAGACTCTGACCAGACTCCTGTGGCCTGAGTCGTCTGCATCGTGCAAACACCGTAGTGAGGTAGCATCAAGAGAGGAAGAAAGCGAGGATGAGGTTGAGGAGAATGAAGGCTGGCAGTCCCAAGCGATAAGCTACGTCTGCTGCTTGGCTGTGTGGGTGCTGGTGGCCCTCAGCGTGCAGTGCCGATGGCGGAAGGAGGAGGTGAGGCTAGTGGCTTGTTTGCGTGGAAGCGGCTCCTTGATGAGATGTTTGCCAAATCTGCTGAGTCCCGTACCCAGTAAAATGCACCTCTGCTGGGGTATGGCGTTCCTATACCTGCTcttgctcctcctcctcacttcAAGCCTGCATAGGTGGAAACGTGCCACCACGCACTCCCATGACAACTCCAAACTTTTGGAGTCTCACCAAGACGACTTTCCAGTCGTCCTCGCCTGCGATTGCCTGTCTGACGGGAGACAGAAAAGGGCGCCTCTTATATTCATCACGGAGGAGTCATACGAGAAGCGCCGCTCGGGTGCTCCCCACCCGGAGGTGAACTTGACGATAGCCTGGTTGGCTGTGCTCGCCATGTTTGTGCTGCCTCTCTACCTCAGCGTCAACATCCTCCTGCTCAGAAGCGTGGAGGCCCTGCTGGACGCGTGCTTGCACTTTTTGTTGTTCTCAACGCCACTGGCTTCTAAAAGCCACACGACGTATGAAGTATGA
- the znf362a gene encoding zinc finger protein 362a isoform X3 yields the protein MAEPRFNSPYFWPPPPAMAVSQEQLMAEKIRAPHPPASTLPSQHTLLTPPSQEDGGQHEMSKAQQTPGLNRPSQGDVVLHASPARPASSSLTGRVLGDVNLNLDDKVAIKARGLWEDWRQLIDHPARTNHLSGNLSNSEVTTPTTPSPSSPARLVGGASTPHLLSGFPGPHGVEPARTNGGLLGLLGGSKPREGRRRIKAENGSSLLVVPYPIMASSNDQSCITITAKEKTYRCKVCPLTFFSKSDMQIHSKTHTEAKAYKCPHCTKTFANAPYLAQHLRIHLGLKPYRCSYCEKSFRQLSHLQQHTRIHTGDRPYKCFQPGCEKAFTQLSNLQSHQRHHNKDKPFKCSNCYRAYSDSASLQIHLSAHAIKTARAYCCSTCDRAYTSETYLMKHMCKRSAIHHGGPRHPAERRADPAHHPRTDSSDLGASILSRHHLSLAV from the exons ATGGCTGAACCTCGCTTCAACAGTCCCTATTTTTGGCCCCCGCCTCCTGCCATGGCTGTCAGCCAG GAGCAGCTGATGGCGGAGAAGATCCGAGCGCCCCATCCGCCCGCCTCAACCCTCCCTTCCCAGCACACCTTGCTGACGCCCCCCAGCCAAGAGGACGGCGGCCAGCATGAGATGTCCAAAGCCCAACAGACGCCAGGTCTCAACCGGCCGTCTCAGGGGGACGTGGTCCTGCACGCCAGCCCTGCCCGGCCTGCCTCCAGCTCGCTTACAG GCCGTGTTCTTGGGGACGTAAACTTGAACCTCGATGACAAGGTGGCGATTAAAGCCAGAGGATTATGGGAGGACTGGCGTCAGCTCATAGACCATCCTGCAAGGACAAACCACCTGTCAG GAAACCTCAGCAACTCCGAGGTCACCACCCCTACGACGCCGTCTCCCAGCAGCCCCGCCCGGCTAGTGGGCGGCGCTTCCACACCGCACCTCCTCTCGGGCTTCCCCGGTCCTCACGGAGTGGAGCCAGCGAGAACCAACGGCGGTCTCCTGGGTCTCCTCGGCGGGTCGAAGCCGAGAGAAGGACGCAGAAGAATCAAGGCGGAGAACGGCTCGTCGCTGCTGGTGGTTCCGTACCCCATCATGGCGTCCAGCAACGACCAGTCCTGCATTACCATCACTGCCAAAGAGAAGACATACAG GTGTAAAGTGTGCCCGCTGACTTTCTTCTCCAAGTCGGACATGCAGATCCACTCCAAAACGCACACGGAGGCCAAGGCATATAAGTGTCCTCATTGCACCAAAACCTTCGCCAACGCTCCCTACCTGGCCCAACACCTGCGCATACACCTGGGCCTCAAGCCGTATCGCTGCTCCTACTGCGAAAAGAGTTTTCGCCAGCTCTCACACTTGCAGCAGCACACCAG AATCCACACGGGGGATCGGCCATATAAATGCTTCCAACCTGGATGTGAGAAAGCCTTCACTCAGCTGTCCAATCTGCAG TCTCACCAGAGGCACCACAACAAAGACAAACCCTTCAAGTGTTCCAACTGCTACCGGGCCTACTCGGACTCAGCCTCACTGCAGATCCACCTGTCGGCCCACGCCATCAAGACCGCCAGGGCCTACTGCTGCAGCACGTGCGACAGAGCATACACGTCG GAGACCTACCTCATGAAGCACATGTGTAAACGCTCAGCGATCCATCATGGGGGGCCACGTCACCCCGCTGAGCGCAGGGCAGACCCTGCCCATCACCCCCGCACCGATTCCTCTGACCTGGGCGCCTCCATTTTGTCACGACATCACCTTTCTCTCGCCGTCTAA
- the znf362a gene encoding zinc finger protein 362a isoform X1 → MAEPRFNSPYFWPPPPAMAVSQEQLMAEKIRAPHPPASTLPSQHTLLTPPSQEDGGQHEMSKAQQTPGLNRPSQGDVVLHASPARPASSSLTGRVLGDVNLNLDDKVAIKARGLWEDWRQLIDHPARTNHLSGVSLASRTGNLSNSEVTTPTTPSPSSPARLVGGASTPHLLSGFPGPHGVEPARTNGGLLGLLGGSKPREGRRRIKAENGSSLLVVPYPIMASSNDQSCITITAKEKTYRCKVCPLTFFSKSDMQIHSKTHTEAKAYKCPHCTKTFANAPYLAQHLRIHLGLKPYRCSYCEKSFRQLSHLQQHTRIHTGDRPYKCFQPGCEKAFTQLSNLQSHQRHHNKDKPFKCSNCYRAYSDSASLQIHLSAHAIKTARAYCCSTCDRAYTSETYLMKHMCKRSAIHHGGPRHPAERRADPAHHPRTDSSDLGASILSRHHLSLAV, encoded by the exons ATGGCTGAACCTCGCTTCAACAGTCCCTATTTTTGGCCCCCGCCTCCTGCCATGGCTGTCAGCCAG GAGCAGCTGATGGCGGAGAAGATCCGAGCGCCCCATCCGCCCGCCTCAACCCTCCCTTCCCAGCACACCTTGCTGACGCCCCCCAGCCAAGAGGACGGCGGCCAGCATGAGATGTCCAAAGCCCAACAGACGCCAGGTCTCAACCGGCCGTCTCAGGGGGACGTGGTCCTGCACGCCAGCCCTGCCCGGCCTGCCTCCAGCTCGCTTACAG GCCGTGTTCTTGGGGACGTAAACTTGAACCTCGATGACAAGGTGGCGATTAAAGCCAGAGGATTATGGGAGGACTGGCGTCAGCTCATAGACCATCCTGCAAGGACAAACCACCTGTCAG GTGTCTCCCTCGCCTCCCGAACAGGAAACCTCAGCAACTCCGAGGTCACCACCCCTACGACGCCGTCTCCCAGCAGCCCCGCCCGGCTAGTGGGCGGCGCTTCCACACCGCACCTCCTCTCGGGCTTCCCCGGTCCTCACGGAGTGGAGCCAGCGAGAACCAACGGCGGTCTCCTGGGTCTCCTCGGCGGGTCGAAGCCGAGAGAAGGACGCAGAAGAATCAAGGCGGAGAACGGCTCGTCGCTGCTGGTGGTTCCGTACCCCATCATGGCGTCCAGCAACGACCAGTCCTGCATTACCATCACTGCCAAAGAGAAGACATACAG GTGTAAAGTGTGCCCGCTGACTTTCTTCTCCAAGTCGGACATGCAGATCCACTCCAAAACGCACACGGAGGCCAAGGCATATAAGTGTCCTCATTGCACCAAAACCTTCGCCAACGCTCCCTACCTGGCCCAACACCTGCGCATACACCTGGGCCTCAAGCCGTATCGCTGCTCCTACTGCGAAAAGAGTTTTCGCCAGCTCTCACACTTGCAGCAGCACACCAG AATCCACACGGGGGATCGGCCATATAAATGCTTCCAACCTGGATGTGAGAAAGCCTTCACTCAGCTGTCCAATCTGCAG TCTCACCAGAGGCACCACAACAAAGACAAACCCTTCAAGTGTTCCAACTGCTACCGGGCCTACTCGGACTCAGCCTCACTGCAGATCCACCTGTCGGCCCACGCCATCAAGACCGCCAGGGCCTACTGCTGCAGCACGTGCGACAGAGCATACACGTCG GAGACCTACCTCATGAAGCACATGTGTAAACGCTCAGCGATCCATCATGGGGGGCCACGTCACCCCGCTGAGCGCAGGGCAGACCCTGCCCATCACCCCCGCACCGATTCCTCTGACCTGGGCGCCTCCATTTTGTCACGACATCACCTTTCTCTCGCCGTCTAA
- the znf362a gene encoding zinc finger protein 362a isoform X2, translating to MAEPRFNSPYFWPPPPAMAVSQLMAEKIRAPHPPASTLPSQHTLLTPPSQEDGGQHEMSKAQQTPGLNRPSQGDVVLHASPARPASSSLTGRVLGDVNLNLDDKVAIKARGLWEDWRQLIDHPARTNHLSGVSLASRTGNLSNSEVTTPTTPSPSSPARLVGGASTPHLLSGFPGPHGVEPARTNGGLLGLLGGSKPREGRRRIKAENGSSLLVVPYPIMASSNDQSCITITAKEKTYRCKVCPLTFFSKSDMQIHSKTHTEAKAYKCPHCTKTFANAPYLAQHLRIHLGLKPYRCSYCEKSFRQLSHLQQHTRIHTGDRPYKCFQPGCEKAFTQLSNLQSHQRHHNKDKPFKCSNCYRAYSDSASLQIHLSAHAIKTARAYCCSTCDRAYTSETYLMKHMCKRSAIHHGGPRHPAERRADPAHHPRTDSSDLGASILSRHHLSLAV from the exons ATGGCTGAACCTCGCTTCAACAGTCCCTATTTTTGGCCCCCGCCTCCTGCCATGGCTGTCAGCCAG CTGATGGCGGAGAAGATCCGAGCGCCCCATCCGCCCGCCTCAACCCTCCCTTCCCAGCACACCTTGCTGACGCCCCCCAGCCAAGAGGACGGCGGCCAGCATGAGATGTCCAAAGCCCAACAGACGCCAGGTCTCAACCGGCCGTCTCAGGGGGACGTGGTCCTGCACGCCAGCCCTGCCCGGCCTGCCTCCAGCTCGCTTACAG GCCGTGTTCTTGGGGACGTAAACTTGAACCTCGATGACAAGGTGGCGATTAAAGCCAGAGGATTATGGGAGGACTGGCGTCAGCTCATAGACCATCCTGCAAGGACAAACCACCTGTCAG GTGTCTCCCTCGCCTCCCGAACAGGAAACCTCAGCAACTCCGAGGTCACCACCCCTACGACGCCGTCTCCCAGCAGCCCCGCCCGGCTAGTGGGCGGCGCTTCCACACCGCACCTCCTCTCGGGCTTCCCCGGTCCTCACGGAGTGGAGCCAGCGAGAACCAACGGCGGTCTCCTGGGTCTCCTCGGCGGGTCGAAGCCGAGAGAAGGACGCAGAAGAATCAAGGCGGAGAACGGCTCGTCGCTGCTGGTGGTTCCGTACCCCATCATGGCGTCCAGCAACGACCAGTCCTGCATTACCATCACTGCCAAAGAGAAGACATACAG GTGTAAAGTGTGCCCGCTGACTTTCTTCTCCAAGTCGGACATGCAGATCCACTCCAAAACGCACACGGAGGCCAAGGCATATAAGTGTCCTCATTGCACCAAAACCTTCGCCAACGCTCCCTACCTGGCCCAACACCTGCGCATACACCTGGGCCTCAAGCCGTATCGCTGCTCCTACTGCGAAAAGAGTTTTCGCCAGCTCTCACACTTGCAGCAGCACACCAG AATCCACACGGGGGATCGGCCATATAAATGCTTCCAACCTGGATGTGAGAAAGCCTTCACTCAGCTGTCCAATCTGCAG TCTCACCAGAGGCACCACAACAAAGACAAACCCTTCAAGTGTTCCAACTGCTACCGGGCCTACTCGGACTCAGCCTCACTGCAGATCCACCTGTCGGCCCACGCCATCAAGACCGCCAGGGCCTACTGCTGCAGCACGTGCGACAGAGCATACACGTCG GAGACCTACCTCATGAAGCACATGTGTAAACGCTCAGCGATCCATCATGGGGGGCCACGTCACCCCGCTGAGCGCAGGGCAGACCCTGCCCATCACCCCCGCACCGATTCCTCTGACCTGGGCGCCTCCATTTTGTCACGACATCACCTTTCTCTCGCCGTCTAA